Proteins from one Lonchura striata isolate bLonStr1 chromosome 6, bLonStr1.mat, whole genome shotgun sequence genomic window:
- the BATF gene encoding basic leucine zipper transcriptional factor ATF-like isoform X2, protein MERQDVEDSSDDMRKVQRREKNRIAAQKSRLRQTQKADTLHLESEDLERQNAALRREIKQLTEEMKHFTSVLSSHEPLCSILTSPPPPPEVLYATHSFHQPHISSPRFQH, encoded by the exons ATGGAAAGGCAGGATGTTGAG GACTCTTCTGATGATATGAGGAAAGTCCAAAGGAGGGAGAAGAATCGAATTGCTGCCCAGAAGAGCCGCCTGAGGCAGACCCAGAAAGCAGACACGCTGCACTTG GAGAGTGAAGACTTGGAGAGGCAGAATGCTGCCCTGCGCCGGGAGATCAAGCAGCTGACAGAGGAAATGAAGCACTTCACCTCGGTGCTGAGCTCCCATGAACCGCTGTGCTCCATCCTGACATCCCCTCCACCGCCTCCAGAAGTGCTTTATGCCACACACTCCTTTCACCAGCCCCACATTAGCTCCCCACGCTTCCAGCACTGA
- the JDP2 gene encoding jun dimerization protein 2 — protein sequence MMPGQIPDPSLAAGALPGLGPLTGLPGTALTAEELKCADIRNIGAMISPLQFLEVKLGKRPQPVKSELDEEEERRKRRREKNKVAAARCRNKKKERTEFLQRESERLELMNAELKAQIEELKQERQQLILMLNRHRPTCIVRTDSIKTPESEANPLLEQLEKK from the exons ATGATGCCAGGGCAGATCCCCGACCCGTCGCTGGCGGCTGGTGCGCTGCCTGGGCTCGGCCCCCTGACAGGACTGCCCGGCACAGCCCTGACCGCCGAGGAGCTGAAGTGCGCTGACATCCGCAACATCGGGGCCATGATCTCACCGCTCCAGTTCCTGGAGGTGAAGCTTGGGAAGAGACCCCAGCCTGTCAAAAGTGAG CTGgatgaggaagaagagagaaggaaaaggcgccgggagaaaaacaaagtagCAGCAGCACGATGTCGTAACAAGAAGAAGGAGAGGACGGAGTTCCTGCAGCGG GAGTCTGAGCGTCTAGAGCTCATGAATGCTGAGCTGAAGGCCCAGATAGAAGAGCTGAAacaggagaggcagcagctcatCCTGATGCTGAACCGGCACCGTCCCACCTGCATCGTGCGGACAGACAGCATCAAGACTCCTGAGAGCGAAGCCAACCCACTGCTGGAGCAGCTAGAGAAGAAGTGA
- the BATF gene encoding basic leucine zipper transcriptional factor ATF-like isoform X1, with the protein MPHSSDSSDSSSFSQSPPPSKQDSSDDMRKVQRREKNRIAAQKSRLRQTQKADTLHLESEDLERQNAALRREIKQLTEEMKHFTSVLSSHEPLCSILTSPPPPPEVLYATHSFHQPHISSPRFQH; encoded by the exons ATGCCCCACAGCTCTGACAGCAGTGATTCCAGCAGCTTCAGCCAGTCTCCCCCTCCCAGCAAGCAG GACTCTTCTGATGATATGAGGAAAGTCCAAAGGAGGGAGAAGAATCGAATTGCTGCCCAGAAGAGCCGCCTGAGGCAGACCCAGAAAGCAGACACGCTGCACTTG GAGAGTGAAGACTTGGAGAGGCAGAATGCTGCCCTGCGCCGGGAGATCAAGCAGCTGACAGAGGAAATGAAGCACTTCACCTCGGTGCTGAGCTCCCATGAACCGCTGTGCTCCATCCTGACATCCCCTCCACCGCCTCCAGAAGTGCTTTATGCCACACACTCCTTTCACCAGCCCCACATTAGCTCCCCACGCTTCCAGCACTGA